From Heteronotia binoei isolate CCM8104 ecotype False Entrance Well chromosome 17, APGP_CSIRO_Hbin_v1, whole genome shotgun sequence, one genomic window encodes:
- the BLOC1S3 gene encoding biogenesis of lysosome-related organelles complex 1 subunit 3 encodes MAAPRSIAVVEGEASETDSEEEAYLSSVPSASIPSLSGVKVLGEASETDEEEDANPGGPKPEPRLTSPDLPPLIVYRNEEVGSPTAVEEKPALHIRHRGRYSTLLQQKLIESNARLYHDVGSTVKQVYQTAIREIGAITEQLSDSQNGIINASHSIRLVLEDLQAVADKIDIITSCNLLPDIQIALPPSHA; translated from the coding sequence ATGGCTGCCCCAAGGAGCATTGCTGTGGTGGAGGGGGAAGCATCAGAGACCGATTCAGAAGAAGAGGCTTATCTGTCCTCTGTGCCTTCGGCCTCAATCCCCAGCCTTTCCGGCGTGAAAGTCTTAGGGGAGGCCTCTGAAACAGACGAGGAGGAAGACGCAAACCCCGGTGGACCGAAACCAGAGCCTCGGTTAACCAGCCCGGACCTGCCTCCGCTGATCGTCTACAGAAACGAAGAGGTGGGTTCCCCCACGGCGGTGGAAGAGAAGCCGGCCCTCCACATCCGGCACCGGGGCCGCTACAGCACCCTGCTGCAACAGAAGCTGATCGAGAGCAACGCCCGCCTGTACCACGACGTCGGCAGCACCGTCAAGCAGGTGTACCAGACGGCCATCCGAGAGATCGGGGCCATCACCGAGCAGCTCAGCGACTCCCAGAACGGCATCATCAATGCCTCGCACAGCATCCGGCTTGTCCTGGAGGATTTGCAAGCCGTAGCCGACAAGATAGACATCATCACCAGCTGTAACCTGCTGCCCGATATCCAAATAGCGCTGCCTCCCTCGCATGCCTAG